The following are encoded in a window of Gossypium raimondii isolate GPD5lz chromosome 13, ASM2569854v1, whole genome shotgun sequence genomic DNA:
- the LOC105783535 gene encoding coumaroyl-CoA:anthocyanidin 3-O-glucoside-6''-O-coumaroyltransferase 1, with the protein MDETKPLKFVESSHVSPPPGSVPTTSLPLTFLDLLWFPLPNVQRLFFYEFPYPTLHFMETILPLLKQSLSLTLQQFFPFAANVVCPPSPGKPYIRYEDGGSSVAFTVVESPSDFRCAIADYPRDLKSLRPFAPELRTALSEAKDGTRVVLLPALAFQVTVFPNSGVCIGSSYCHVIGDGKAFMHFMKSWVDVYAAVGLKKSSLPLFNKDVIKDPNRVESFLLKMYHDWLSSLRENSGLTDVRSEVNMVRATFVLSRADVERLKQLVASQCMNEANSNQFHHVSTFVVTCALTWASLIKSKACVVKNLSYVDDADELYYLLFPFDCRNRLEFPVPSTYFGNCLKPGIVEMKKKELTGENGIVLAAKAIGSKVKEMGQSGISEAENWLPSIAERSKTGRLISLAGSPKLRVYDTNFGWGKPRKVEVMHVESGQTISMAECRDEEGGIEVGVALKKNQMDEFVAIFGQSLKLL; encoded by the coding sequence atggATGAAACCAAGCCATTGAAGTTTGTTGAGAGCAGCCACGTTTCACCACCACCAGGCTCAGTTCCCACTACCTCTCTTCCTCTCACTTTCTTAGATCTGCTATGGTTTCCACTCCCCAATGTTCAACGCCTTTTCTTCTATGAATTCCCATACCCTACCTTGCATTTCATGGAAACCATTCTCCCGTTGTTAAAACAATCTCTCTCCCTTACCCTGCAACAGTTTTTCCCCTTCGCGGCCAACGTAGTGTGCCCTCCGTCACCGGGGAAGCCTTACATCCGTTACGAAGATGGCGGCAGCTCCGTTGCTTTCACGGTCGTCGAATCCCCTTCGGATTTCCGCTGTGCAATAGCCGATTATCCGCGAGACCTTAAATCGTTACGTCCCTTCGCGCCAGAGCTACGGACCGCACTGTCGGAGGCGAAAGACGGTACTCGGGTGGTCTTGCTCCCTGCACTTGCCTTCCAAGTGACCGTGTTCCCGAACTCCGGCGTTTGCATCGGGTCTAGTTACTGCCACGTGATCGGCGACGGGAAGGCGTTCATGCATTTCATGAAGTCTTGGGTGGACGTTTACGCTGCGGTCGGTCTCAAAAAATCATCGCTTCCATTGTTTAACAAGGATGTGATCAAGGATCCTAACAGGGTAGAGTCGTTTCTATTGAAAATGTACCACGACTGGCTTTCATCTCTCAGGGAGAATTCGGGCTTAACCGATGTCAGATCAGAAGTAAACATGGTTCGTGCCACATTCGTGTTGAGTCGAGCCGATGTCGAGAGGCTCAAGCAATTGGTCGCATCGCAGTGCATGAACGAAGCTAATTCGAACCAATTCCATCATGTATCAACTTTTGTGGTAACATGTGCTCTAACATGGGCTTCATTGATCAAATCAAAAGCATGTGTTGTTAAGAACTTATCATATGTTGATGATGCTGATGAGTTATATTACTTGCTATTCCCCTTCGATTGCCGGAACCGCCTTGAATTTCCGGTTCCGTCAACATATTTCGGGAACTGTCTAAAACCTGGAATTGTAGAGATGAAGAAAAAGGAGTTAACAGGTGAAAATGGGATTGTTTTAGCTGCCAAAGCCATCGGAAGCAAAGTTAAAGAAATGGGACAAAGTGGTATCAGTGAGGCGGAGAATTGGCTACCAAGCATCGCAGAGAGAAGTAAAACGGGGCGTCTAATTAGTTTGGCCGGTTCGCCGAAGTTGCGGGTGTACGATACTAATTTTGGGTGGGGAAAGCCTCGGAAGGTGGAGGTGATGCACGTGGAGTCCGGGCAGACGATATCTATGGCGGAGTGTAGGGATGAAGAAGGTGGAATTGAGGTTGGTGTGGCTTTAAAGAAGAACCAAATGGATGAATTCGTTGCCATCTTTGGGCAGAGTTTAAAGCTTCTTTAG
- the LOC105781306 gene encoding LOW QUALITY PROTEIN: probable inactive shikimate kinase like 1, chloroplastic (The sequence of the model RefSeq protein was modified relative to this genomic sequence to represent the inferred CDS: inserted 1 base in 1 codon; substituted 1 base at 1 genomic stop codon), with amino-acid sequence LFSLIQKKATDVSADLRGTSIFLVGMNNSVKSSLGMLLADLFRYYYFDSDSLVSXVTGVNHAISLKESDKKGLNIVADQVLKRLSSMGRLVVCAXDGAVQNSTNLALLRHGISIWIDVPLDMVAKGIIGNKSLLLSSEIAISGSYSEVLSQLMALYEDMRRGYATADATISLQTKIAYQLGYEDMDAVTTEDITMEEFSMIFSVLKEIERLTRVKKMMEVQLDRF; translated from the exons CTGTTCAGTCTAATTCAGAAGAAAGCAACGGATGTATCTGCTGATCTGAGAGGAACTTCTATATTTCTTGTGG GGATGAACAACTCCGTTAAATCCAGTTTGGGAATGTTGCTAGCAGATTTGTTTCGATATTATTACTTTGACAG TGATTCTTTGGTCTCGTAAGTCACTGGGGTGAATCACGCCATATCCTTAAAGGAGAGTGATAAGAAG GGTCTAAATATTGTTGCAGATCAAGTATTGAAGCGATTATCATCAATGGGTAGATTAGTAGTTTGTG GGGATGGCGCagttcaaaattcaacaaattt GGCACTCCTAAGGCATGGCATCTCGATATGGATTGATGTGCCCTTGGACATGGTAGCCAAGGGAATAATTGGAAATAAGAGTCTCCTTTTGTCATCAGAAATAGCTATCTCTGGATCTTATTCAGAG GTTTTGTCACAGCTAATGGCTCTTTATGAAGACATGAGAAGAGGATATGCCACTGCTGATGCAACCATTTCGTTGCAAA CAAAAATAGCATATCAGCTAGGTTACGAGGACATGGATGCAGTGACAACAGAAGACATTACTATGGAG GAATTCTCTATGATATTTTCGGTTCTCAAGGAAATAGAGAGACTTACAAGAGTGAAAAAGATGATGGAGGTGCAGCTAGACCGCTTTTAG